The Medicago truncatula cultivar Jemalong A17 chromosome 4, MtrunA17r5.0-ANR, whole genome shotgun sequence genome includes a region encoding these proteins:
- the LOC25491725 gene encoding cationic peroxidase 1, which translates to MAIVTHSSVIFCVMICLIGIVSASNVIPSATTLVSSLIPTPNYSELSSTFYGTRCPRALYIIRREIIAAVSRDRRLGASLLRLHFHDCFVQGCDASVLLKDTPTFQGEQNARPNANSLRGFEFIDSLKAKIEAVCPNVVSCADILAVAARDSVATLGGPIWGVRLGRRDSTTANFNAANSDLPSPFLNLSGLIAAFKKKGFSADEMVALSGAHTIGKAKCAVFKNRIYNESNINPYYRRSLQNTCPRNGGDNNLANLDSTTPAFFDSAYYRNLLFKRGLLHSDQELYNGGSTDYKVLAYARNPYLFRFDFAKAMIKMGNLSPLTGNQGQIRKYCSRVN; encoded by the exons atGGCTATTGTTACTCATTCCAGTGTGATATTTTGTGTAATGATATGTCTTATTGGCATAGTTTCAGCTTCAAATGTAATTCCTTCAGCAACTACTTTGGTGTCTTCTTTAATACCTACCCCTAATTATAGTGAGTTGAGTTCTACATTTTATGGTACAAGATGTCCTCGTGCTCTTTATATCATTAGGAGAGAAATAATTGCTGCTGTGTCGAGAGATCGTCGCTTAGGTGCATCCTTGCTCCGTCTTCATTTCCATGATTGCTTTGTTCAA GGGTGTGATGCATCAGTATTGTTGAAAGACACACCAACTTTCCAGGGAGAACAAAATGCAAGACCCAATGCCAATTCTCTCAGGGGTTTCGAATTCATAGACAGTTTAAAAGCTAAAATAGAAGCAGTGTGTCCCAATGTTGTTTCTTGTGCAGATATCTTAGCAGTTGCAGCCAGAGATTCTGTTGCTACT CTTGGTGGACCTATTTGGGGAGTTCGTTTGGGCAGAAGAGATTCAACAACTGCAAATTTTAATGCTGCTAATTCAGATTTACCTTCTCCATTCCTTAATCTTAGTGGCCTTATTGCTGCTTTCAAGAAAAAGGGTTTCTCAGCTGATGAAATGGTTGCTTTATCAG gTGCTCACACAATCGGAAAAGCAAAATGTGCAGTATTTAAAAACCGGATTTACAACGAAAGCAACATAAATCCTTATTACAGAAGATCATTGCAAAACACATGTCCAAGGAATGGTGGTGATAACAACTTAGCCAATTTAGACAGCACAACTCCAGCATTCTTTGACAGTGCTTATTACagaaatttattattcaaaaggGGTCTTTTGCATTCTGATCAAGAACTCTATAACGGCGGTTCAACCGACTACAAAGTTTTGGCTTATGCAAGAAATCCGTATCTCTTTAGATTCGATTTCGCTAAGGCGATGATTAAGATGGGAAATCTTAGCCCTCTTACTGGAAACCAGGGTCAGATCAGAAAATATTGCAGCAGAGTGAATTAA